One genomic region from Vitis riparia cultivar Riparia Gloire de Montpellier isolate 1030 chromosome 17, EGFV_Vit.rip_1.0, whole genome shotgun sequence encodes:
- the LOC117903993 gene encoding probable beta-1,4-xylosyltransferase IRX10L isoform X1, whose amino-acid sequence MELCRWVFCVLLLIASSLRVGAEQLRRGQRTERISGSAGDVLEDNPVGRLKVFVYELPSKYNKKILQKDPRCLTHMFAAEIFMHRFLLSSPVRTLNPEEADWFYTPVYTTCDLTPNGLPLPFKSPRMMRSAIQLISSNWPYWNRTEGADHFFVVPHDFGACFHYQEEKAIERGILHLLQRATLVQTFGQRNHVCLKEGSITIPPYAPPQKMQSHLIPPDTPRSIFVYFRGLFYDVGNDPEGGYYARGARAAVWENFKDNPLFDISTEHPMTYYEDMQRAVFCLCPLGWAPWSPRLVEGVIFGCIPVIIADDIVLPFADAIPWEEIGVFVAEEDVPNLDTILTSIPPEVILRKQRLLANPSMKQAMLFPQPAQPGDAFHQILNGLARKLPHDRNIYLKPGEKILNWTAGPVGDLKPW is encoded by the exons ATGGAGCTTTGTAGGTGGGTGTTTTGTGTGCTTTTATTGATTGCCTCTTCTTTGAGGGTTGGTGCTGAGCAGCTCCGTCGGGGTCAACGTACTGAGCGAATTTCCG GTAGCGCTGGTGACGTCTTGGAAGACAATCCAGTGGGAAGGTTGAAAGTTTTTGTTTATGAACTTCCAAGTAAATACAACAAGAAGATTCTGCAAAAGGACCCCAGATGCCTCACACATATGTTTGCAGCTGAGATTTTTATGCATCGATTCCTCTTATCTAGTCCTGTTAGAACCCTCAATCCTGAGGAAGCAGATTGGTTTTATACCCCTGTTTACACCACATGTGATCTGACTCCAAATGGCCTCCCTTTGCCTTTCAAATCACCGCGGATGATGAGAAGTGCAATACAGCTTATCTCTTCAAACTGGCCTTATTGGAATCGGACAGAAGGGGCTGATCACTTTTTTGTAGTGCCCCATGACTTTGGGGCGTGCTTCCATTACCAA GAAGAGAAAGCTATTGAAAGAGGAATTCTTCACTTGCTCCAGCGTGCCACCTTGGTTCAAACTTTTGGACAACGGAATCATGTTTGCTTGAAAGAAGGCTCAATCACAATCCCTCCATATGCTCCTCCACAGAAAATGCAGTCCCACTTGATCCCGCCAGACACTCCTAGGTCTATCTTTGTCTACTTCCGAGGATTGTTCTATGATGTAGGAAATGACCCAGAAGGTGGTTATTATGCAAG AGGTGCACGGGCAGCTGTGTGGGAGAATTTTAAAGACAATCCACTTTTTGACATCTCAACAGAGCACCCAATGACTTATTATGAGGACATGCAACGGGCTGTGTTTTGTTTGTGCCCCCTAGGATGGGCCCCATGGAGTCCAAGATTAGTTGAAGGAGTGATATTTGGGTGCATCCCTGTCATCATCGCAGATGACATTGTTTTACCCTTTGCTGATGCAATTCCGTGGGAAGAAATTGGGGTGTTTGTAGCTGAGGAAGATGTTCCCAACTTGGACACAATTCTCACATCAATCCCACCTGAGGTAATATTGAGGAAGCAGAGATTACTTGCCAACCCTTCAATGAAGCAGGCAATGTTGTTCCCACAACCTGCTCAACCAGGGGATGCTttccatcaaattttgaatGGACTTGCACGGAAGTTGCCACATGACAGGAACATTTACCTGAAGCCAGGTGAGAAGATCTTAAACTGGACTGCAGGCCCAGTGGGTGACCTGAAACCTTGGTAG
- the LOC117905029 gene encoding succinate dehydrogenase assembly factor 2, mitochondrial isoform X2 encodes MGSLRRGVLGLRRILNSTAIAPRGSVSATSPIPSETTLVPSIHSPEIDLSNEESKRRLFNRLLYRSKQRGFLELDLVLGKWVEEHIHSMDHNGIKSLVHVLDLENPDLWKWLTGQEQPPEAVSINPVFCAVREKVMNNLNSHSAPETRAMPGKPWVRGWDDIKKGRDSPVSGNQ; translated from the exons ATGGGCAGTCTGAGAAGAGGTGTGCTTGGCCTTCGCCGGATTCTGAATTCGACAGCCATCGCCCCCCGGGGCTCTGTCTCCGCCACCTCTCCGATCCCTTCTGAGACGACTCTTGTTCCTAG CATCCATTCACCAGAAATCGATCTGTCCAACGAAGAAAGCAAAAGGCGCTTGTTTAACAG GCTGTTATACAGGAGCAAACAGCGAGGGTTTCTTGAACTGGATTTGGTTCTGGGAAAATGGGTGGAGGAACATATTCATTCCATGGATCACAATGGTATTAAATCACTTGTTCACGTTCTCGACTTG GAAAACCCAGATCTCTGGAAGTGGCTAACAGGTCAGGAGCAACCCCCGGAGGCAGTGAGCATAAATCCA GTGTTCTGTGCAGTGCGTGAAAAGGTTATGAACAACCTGAACAGCCATTCTGCTCCTGAAACTCGGGCAATGCCTGGGAAGCCATGGGTGAGGGGGTGGGATGATATCAAGAAAGGTCGAGACAGTCCTGTGTCTGGCAATCAGTAG
- the LOC117903993 gene encoding probable beta-1,4-xylosyltransferase IRX10L isoform X2 yields the protein MFAAEIFMHRFLLSSPVRTLNPEEADWFYTPVYTTCDLTPNGLPLPFKSPRMMRSAIQLISSNWPYWNRTEGADHFFVVPHDFGACFHYQEEKAIERGILHLLQRATLVQTFGQRNHVCLKEGSITIPPYAPPQKMQSHLIPPDTPRSIFVYFRGLFYDVGNDPEGGYYARGARAAVWENFKDNPLFDISTEHPMTYYEDMQRAVFCLCPLGWAPWSPRLVEGVIFGCIPVIIADDIVLPFADAIPWEEIGVFVAEEDVPNLDTILTSIPPEVILRKQRLLANPSMKQAMLFPQPAQPGDAFHQILNGLARKLPHDRNIYLKPGEKILNWTAGPVGDLKPW from the exons ATGTTTGCAGCTGAGATTTTTATGCATCGATTCCTCTTATCTAGTCCTGTTAGAACCCTCAATCCTGAGGAAGCAGATTGGTTTTATACCCCTGTTTACACCACATGTGATCTGACTCCAAATGGCCTCCCTTTGCCTTTCAAATCACCGCGGATGATGAGAAGTGCAATACAGCTTATCTCTTCAAACTGGCCTTATTGGAATCGGACAGAAGGGGCTGATCACTTTTTTGTAGTGCCCCATGACTTTGGGGCGTGCTTCCATTACCAA GAAGAGAAAGCTATTGAAAGAGGAATTCTTCACTTGCTCCAGCGTGCCACCTTGGTTCAAACTTTTGGACAACGGAATCATGTTTGCTTGAAAGAAGGCTCAATCACAATCCCTCCATATGCTCCTCCACAGAAAATGCAGTCCCACTTGATCCCGCCAGACACTCCTAGGTCTATCTTTGTCTACTTCCGAGGATTGTTCTATGATGTAGGAAATGACCCAGAAGGTGGTTATTATGCAAG AGGTGCACGGGCAGCTGTGTGGGAGAATTTTAAAGACAATCCACTTTTTGACATCTCAACAGAGCACCCAATGACTTATTATGAGGACATGCAACGGGCTGTGTTTTGTTTGTGCCCCCTAGGATGGGCCCCATGGAGTCCAAGATTAGTTGAAGGAGTGATATTTGGGTGCATCCCTGTCATCATCGCAGATGACATTGTTTTACCCTTTGCTGATGCAATTCCGTGGGAAGAAATTGGGGTGTTTGTAGCTGAGGAAGATGTTCCCAACTTGGACACAATTCTCACATCAATCCCACCTGAGGTAATATTGAGGAAGCAGAGATTACTTGCCAACCCTTCAATGAAGCAGGCAATGTTGTTCCCACAACCTGCTCAACCAGGGGATGCTttccatcaaattttgaatGGACTTGCACGGAAGTTGCCACATGACAGGAACATTTACCTGAAGCCAGGTGAGAAGATCTTAAACTGGACTGCAGGCCCAGTGGGTGACCTGAAACCTTGGTAG
- the LOC117903995 gene encoding uncharacterized protein LOC117903995: MDRACVGSMKATLPHISNTNTISLYPYSTSTFLSTHLFFPFSQTQYGEVGREKGERMALPAPTRLEATKSCPLASTGNVGLRRPMDRFALRSSFFSPSIHLLLPPNQHRALPSTAPKISMRVASKQAYICRDCGYIYNDRTPFEKLPDGYFCPVCGAPKRRFRPYQPAVAKNANDMDVRKARKTQIQKDEAIGRALPIAIVVGIAALAGLYFYLNSTV; the protein is encoded by the exons ATGGACAGGGCTTGTGTGGGGAGTATGAAGGCCACGCTTCCACACATTTCTAATACTAATACAATTTCACTGTATCCATATTCTACATCCACTTTCTTATCTACTCATCTCTTCTTCCCCTTCTCACAGACACAGTACGGAGAAGtaggaagagaaaaaggagagagaatGGCCCTGCCTGCACCCACAAGGCTTGAGGCTACCAAGTCCTGTCCATTAGCCTCCACTGGCAATGTTGGCCTGCGACGTCCTATGGACCGTTTTGCTTTGAGATCCTCCTTCTTTTCTCCGTCTATTCACCTCTTGTTGCCCCCTAATCAACACCGTGCTCTCCCTTCTACTGCGCCTAAAATCTCCATGCGTGTGGCCTCCAAGCAAGCCTATATCTGCCGTGACTGCGG ATATATTTACAACGACAGAACTCCATTTGAGAAACTACCTGATGGATACTTCTGTCCAG TTTGTGGTGCTCCAAAGCGAAGATTTAGGCCATATCAGCCTGCTGTGGCAAAAAATGCTAATGACATGGATGTTCGGAAAGCACGGAAAACACAGATCCAGAAAGATGAAGCAATTGG GCGAGCATTACCTATTGCTATTGTGGTTGGAATTGCAGCACTTGCTGGTTTATACTTTTACCTCAACAGCACTGTCTAG
- the LOC117905029 gene encoding succinate dehydrogenase assembly factor 2, mitochondrial isoform X1 translates to MGSLRRGVLGLRRILNSTAIAPRGSVSATSPIPSETTLVPRPRFNWICGFSSDSIHSPEIDLSNEESKRRLFNRLLYRSKQRGFLELDLVLGKWVEEHIHSMDHNGIKSLVHVLDLENPDLWKWLTGQEQPPEAVSINPVFCAVREKVMNNLNSHSAPETRAMPGKPWVRGWDDIKKGRDSPVSGNQ, encoded by the exons ATGGGCAGTCTGAGAAGAGGTGTGCTTGGCCTTCGCCGGATTCTGAATTCGACAGCCATCGCCCCCCGGGGCTCTGTCTCCGCCACCTCTCCGATCCCTTCTGAGACGACTCTTGTTCCTAG GCCTCGATTTAATTGGATTTGTGGCTTTTCTTCTGATAGCATCCATTCACCAGAAATCGATCTGTCCAACGAAGAAAGCAAAAGGCGCTTGTTTAACAG GCTGTTATACAGGAGCAAACAGCGAGGGTTTCTTGAACTGGATTTGGTTCTGGGAAAATGGGTGGAGGAACATATTCATTCCATGGATCACAATGGTATTAAATCACTTGTTCACGTTCTCGACTTG GAAAACCCAGATCTCTGGAAGTGGCTAACAGGTCAGGAGCAACCCCCGGAGGCAGTGAGCATAAATCCA GTGTTCTGTGCAGTGCGTGAAAAGGTTATGAACAACCTGAACAGCCATTCTGCTCCTGAAACTCGGGCAATGCCTGGGAAGCCATGGGTGAGGGGGTGGGATGATATCAAGAAAGGTCGAGACAGTCCTGTGTCTGGCAATCAGTAG
- the LOC117903994 gene encoding chromophore lyase CRL, chloroplastic, whose amino-acid sequence MGTGSDSESEGNGWGRARGILVKAAVLIGGAILLKRLTKSTTRWDHARFVSHSLSGEKFSMEQASRDPDNYFNFRMVTCPAAELVDGSRVLYFEQAFWRTPSKPFRQRFYMVKPCSKEMKCDVELSSYAIRDVEEYKNFCDRSKAQRPLPEEVIGDIAEHLTTIYLKRCERGKRCLYEGSTPSGGFPNSWSGATYCTSELAVLKNNEIHIWDRGYDDEGNQVWGVKEGPYEFKPAPASSSNDMFSPLNFAPLCPWRKE is encoded by the exons ATGGGAACGGGGTCTGACTCAGAGTCGGAGGGTAACGGATGGGGCAGAGCAAGAGGAATTCTGGTGAAGGCGGCGGTGTTGATAGGAGGGGCTATTCTCCTTAAGAGACTCACCAAGTCTACCACTCGCTGGGATCATGCTCGCTTTGTTTCCCACTCCCTCTCCGGTGAAAAG TTCTCAATGGAGCAAGCTTCCAGAGACCCTGACAACTACTTCAATTTCAG AATGGTCACGTGCCCAGCAGCAGAGCTGGTGGATGGTTCCCGGGTCTTATATTTTGAGCAG GCATTTTGGAGAACTCCTTCCAAGCCCTTTCGGCAG AGATTTTATATGGTAAAGCCTTGTTCAAAAGAGATGAAATGTGATGTTGAG CTAAGTTCATATGCCATTAGAGATGTGGAGGAGTACAAGAACTTCTGTGATCGCTCCAAGGCCCAGCGCCCACTTCCTGAGGAAGTTATAGGG GACATTGCAGAGCATTTGACGACCATATATCTCAAACGCTGTGAACGTGGCAAACGTTGTTTATATGAAGGCTCAACTCCATCAGGGGGATTCCCTAATTCATGG AGTGGTGCAACCTACTGTACTTCAGAACTTGCAGTCTTGAAGAATAATGAGATTCATATCTGGGATAGGGGCTATGATGATGAAGGAAATCAA GTTTGGGGAGTGAAGGAGGGTCCTTACGAGTTCAAGCCGGCACCTGCCTCAAGTTCCAATGACATGTTTTCTCCTTTAAATTTTGCCCCCCTCTGCCCATGGAGAAAAGAATAG